GTGGCGCTAAAAGCGACACTACTTTTAGTTTCCCGCTAGCGATGCGGCGTACCTGGAGGGACCAATCGGTGTCCAGACGTGGGTGGCCGGAGTCACAGTCGCAGCCAGACGGGGTGTCACACACAGACTCCGCACTCAAATCTCCGCCTTTGCTACCGGAGATCGGAGTTTATGCGAGGTGCCAGTGGTACACAGTGGCAGTGCCAGCAGTGACATCCAAGGAAGCGGCGGCGGGCTGAGAGACGGAGAGGTGGCATTGAAAATGCTCGTCTGGTAGTCACTCTGATCTCCGTCCTCTCATCTCCGCATGCCACCGCCGTACCTGATCTGTCCTCGACTAACCCTGTATCTATGATAGCCACTACATACGACCCGATCTGACTGTCTGAGACATGTGAGACATGGATAAGAGGATGGAGCGGAGAGGAAGCAGGGGAGAAAGGGGAAGGGAATGAGCCGGGCGACTGTGATTGGACGAGAGCCGGAAAACAAGCCATACGACATCCGATGGCCTCCACAAGGACCATACCATGGTGAGTGTTTGTGCACCTTAACCATGGTACGTCCTCCACGTTGAGCTGAGACATTTCTTCCGAGACATTGCAGTTGCTCCAAGAATACGGTACGAGTAAGGACCGTGTATTAGCGGGGGACGTGTGGattttttccttttctttctctttcCCCTTTCCTCCCTCTCTTCTTATTCTTCCCCTTCTCCTTcgttttcttctttctttcgtcttcgtcttcgtcttcgACTTCGTCTTCGTTCTCCgcttctcctcttctccacgtgacttgcTTTTATGTCTGGTCTTGTCTGTGGGTCTGTATCAGAGGTCTCTTCAGCGATGTCTCTGTCTTTTTGCACCTCTTGGCAGCAACGTTACTTTCGACGATAGGACCGAAAAGCAGTTCAAGCTCCACTCAGCTATAACTCTGTGTTATGATTCGCAAGATTACGGCTTCTAGAAGAAAGACACCGAAGAGGTGTCTGATCCCGGCCGGAGAGGAGGTGCAGATGGTGAGGGGGTTGGCGACAGAGATGGGATCCCGTTATCAACAATTTGGCACGAGACAGGAGCTATTGGTGGTATGAATCAGCACGTTATGCTACTTTTCGTTAAAGTAGCCCCCTAACAGCAGCCAATGACAgagttacagtacaagaGATGAACCAGAAAAGGTTTAGCTGTGAACAAGgtgagtggtggtggaggagttggtTTGGCGGTGGTTTGGCggtggtttggttctgGGGTTTGATGGATTGGTTGCTTGGTGGATTCTTTTGGTGGATGACTGCTTGGTGGATTGGTttggtggttggtggtttggtggttggtggttTGGCGGTTTGGTTTTGATGGTTTCGTACTTTCAGCCAAACACTTGAGCACCATTTGACGCTGCGCCTTGGCCTTCTACGATGATCTGGAGACTAATCCAGTTATTCAGTTCGTGCTGCAAAAAGAAAGCATGGAACATCTGTCAATCTTGGTAGATCATCGGAGAATTAGGTGGAAGGAGATGCCAAGACAGAGAATGAGAGAGTGAGTACGtacgagaagaagcaaaTCTGGGACTGAGAAACGTTAGCCGGGGACCGAGGATGTGCCAGAGCATTGGGGAACGAGTGTTGGGGACCAAGATGATGCAGTCTTCCCTTCGTCATGCCCACTAAGCTCGCTGCGCTCATCTGTGCCTTGGTTGAGTTTGGTGGTCTCCAGACTTCGACACTGTTTTGAACGGCAGACAAAGAATCTGTGCCGTAGATCCAGTCATGTGTTGTTTTTAAACACAGCAGGTAGTGGCGAGCCTAGAAGGTgattctggaggagataCAAGGGATAGAGCAACTTCGCAAGTCGAAGATTTATGGAAAAAGGAATTCTTCGATTTGTGAGAGAGTCTGGTTGACTCGGACGTGGCTCAGCCTGACATGCGTTATCCATGTGCTCAGCTGTCAGAACTGCCCGCCAGGAGTCCGTGTTGTTGGTCGATATGGTGAGACGGCGAGATGCTGAAACATGGGCTCACCGTCTCAGGGTGCTTTTGCGGGATTATCGGTGACAGAAGCAATTCCATGTACAGACATGCGGAGTGAGCTGGTCTTGGTGGTCAGAGTTGGGGTTTTGCTACAGCAGCTTGCTCCGAGTCTCCAGCAACCCATTATTGGGCATGGGGTCTATGAGCTCTGAAGCATTGTTTCGGGTGACTTCTACCACATGACTCACCCATCCTATCTGTCTTGAGTCCAGATCTCACTGGTTCAGCCAATGCCCGGACTGGGCCATGGCACGGAAGTTCATACTGTGAGTTCAATCCTTGCACTTGGAAAACGCTCCACTACACCATAACATTGTGTGCTTATAGTCTCTGGTCTTAGCatttcctccacctccgtGATTCCTACAAGTTCAATACTGTGATGAAGTTGCCGGGATACCCTACACCAGCCAGTACAGCTTTACTCAACAGTTGGAACCCAGTCGATTTAAAGGTGATAAAATGTCATGTCTCACAGATAGAACTGTGCTGCTGTCGAGAGATATGGCCACCACACCTAGGAGGTTGGATCATCGGATACCCAGCTCGTTTCTGGCCAACACTTGCTTATTatggtgttgatggagcTGCCAGTACAAGTCggcgttggtggtgtttcAAACTGTGGGTGCAGAGAAGCGCAAACGCGGTTCTTCATTGAGTTGATCTAGATGGATATGTTCCCCGTGGCAGAATCAGACTTGTGGCTTTCCTCAAAAGTTTTGGTGGAATTAAACCAAACTCCGAACGGACATTATCGAAGAGAGTGAGAATTTCATTGTCAGTCTCACTAAGACACGCTCCAGTAACCTCTTGTGGGCAAAAAGAACTCGACACGGTGGGCTACAAAAGAGCCTGACCTCTGATTGCAAGTAAAAGGCACATTGAGGGCTGCTCAAGGAACAGTCTACTAACCATGAGTTTCGTGTTTCGTCATGTTAAGTAGCGTACTGTAGCAAGGAGATGTCAATCGATCGGAGAGAgagttcaagtacaaggcGATAGTATCGTACACTTGTAACTAGTCATTGGAAGAGCTCTTTATACAATATGGAGGCGGAGGGAGGCCACACCATTTGTGAATACATGTTTGAGCACAGCTGAATTGTGGATTCATCTGGCGGGGAACGGCTGTTTGTAGTCTGGTGTCCAGTGGGGCGACCAGTGACTGATAAGGGATCCAGCTGATCCTCACTTGCCGGATGAATACAGTATTAACAAGAGGAGTCATAAGAATGGCTGCAAACATCCACatcttgaagaagatggaagaCACGAGTTTGAGAGCTTCCTTGTCCACATAGAGACGTAGACCGACAAAAATGACTGCTGTAGCCATCAGTTTGACAACGAGAGACGCATCTGAAAGGGTCGGGGTTTCTTGTGAAGCTGAGGCGACCCAAAGGTGCTTGTGGACCACGGAACTCATGGCAATCTGTCCCAGCATACACTGCCAAAGAGCGACACTGAGTCGACTTGATTATTGTACCTTTTTAACCCGAATTAGGTCACGTGGGCAATTCTAGAAGCACGATTAGGAGGAGCGTTTTGGTGGTTATAGTGAGCAGTAGAAATTCAGGTCTACAAACTGGAGCGAAGGTGGACTGAAGGATTGACGGTACTGTTGGACAGGAAGAGTAGTTGGGGAGTAATCGGGGAGTAATCGGGGAGTGGTCGTTTTAGTCGTTTAGTCGTTTTAGTCGTTTAGTCCGTTTAGTCGTTTTAGTCTTTAGTCGTTTTAGTCGTTTTAGTCGTTTTAGTCGTTTTAGTCGGTTTAGTCGTATTGTAGTCTCaatcgtactcgtattcgtactcgtattcgtCTATAAGGTTGTAAATTACACTTTATACATGTGTACTTGTGAATATTGAATAAATGAAATTTATTTATAAACACATTAGAAAACTGGGCTCTTTGGATCACTGTCCGACTGGACATGGCCTTTGCAGTCAACCTCCTGGCTACCTTCAACCAAGAGCCAAAGGAGGTGCACATGAAGGCTCCCAACCGAGTCCTAGACCGAACAGTTTGGTTTGACATACTCCAGAACCAGTTCCTACAATTTACACAGGTGCTAACTGGAGCATTGTGACTACCAAAGCATGGTGATGATAATGTGTGGTGGATCTGATCAGCCAAACAGAAATCCGTTTCTCTGTCAACAGCTGAAGCAGAGTATATGGACATCGTTGAGGGAGCCAGAACAGGCATGTGGTTCAGACAGGAGGCGCAACGCTTGACGTTcaatatgtacatactatactCGGAAGTGTCAGTAGCCAAGTTGTTCCAGTGCCAGGTGACAAAGCTCTCGTCATTTTCACTGACAATCAGACAGCTCTACAAATCAGTATTCATCCAGCGTATCATCCTCAAACAAAGCACATTGCTAGACGATTCCACTATACCAGAGAAGAGGTTGAGCGTAGTACAATTACTgttcagtacatacattcCTACTGGCAACCAACTGGCAGACATCCTCACTCTGAAGAGCTTTTGGAATTTGTATGACAGTGGATCAAGCACCGAAtgctgtatgtacaagacCCATGTAAATACTGTGTACGTGTACTCGTGCTGAATAAAATGAAATTTTATCTAACAAAACACATTAATGACTTAGATATCACTTGCCGGAAGGTGTTACCATAACCAGACTCTTTTCTGGATCAGAGAGACTCATCAGGAGAGTCTCCACACCCTAGTGGAGGATTCGACTGAGGGGGGAAACTACAATTGTAGTGGTTTACGTCAGGTACTATTGGGACCTGGAGCTTGTAATGTCCCCGAACGAGTACTTGTTACTcctggtactcgtacttgaacttgtactgtacccagGGACTCTTCTGAACTTCTCCAGCTACGTGATTCAAATTCAAACATGCAAATTAAATTAGTACTTTTGAGGGGTCAGCAAAGTGAATGTCTTTTAAGACATGATGTCTGATGACATTTGAATGTTTTTGAAGACATTTGGATGATGGCACTTGTTAGTCTCATTCGAGTCGTTCGAGTAGTTCGAGTCGTTCGAGTAGTTCGAGTCGTTCGAGTAGTTCGAGTCGTTCGAGTAGTTCGAGTCGTTCGAGTAGTTCGAGTCGTTCGAGTAGTTCGAGTCGTCCGAGTTATTCAGTCTCGTTCTTTTCTCATTCACGCCTCATTCTTCTACtgcacaacaccaaccacaTCCTTCAGCTTTTCAGGCAAATGGTCCGGGTGCCGCTCATCCTTCTCATCCCGGTCTTCCTCAACCAATCCTTCACGCTCCTCATGGCTTCGGAACGTTCGGTTGCCCCGCAACTTCCAGTAAAGGACCATGTACAAAAAGTATCCCACCAGCACGACAGAGACATAATTCATGTTCTCCTGGGTCACGGGCTTGGTGAAGGGCAGCGAGTAGACGACGCAGGCAAAGACAGTCCAGGCAATGACGACAATGTTGGCCACAAGGCCGATTTTGCCGAGCCAGAAGGGGCCGCGCTGGATGTTGTTTCGGCCAACTCGGAGCAGACAGATGACGGGAACGCAGTACGAAAGCAGCAAAAAGGAGATGCAACCAACAACCATGGAGTTGAATGCGGTCTCGGAGGCCATGTAAAGACATCCGAGAATGGCACACCAAGTACAGCTCATCAGGTGGGCGTACAGGGGCACTCCGAGCTTGGGGTCGACTTGGGACCAATATTTGGAGCCAGGCATTCctcggtcacgtgcaaACGACCATGTGAGTCGCGCCTGCCACGTGTGGGACGAAATGTTGCATCCGAACGCGGTGATCATGAGCAGCGACATGAGACAGAGGGCTCcggccttgttgttgagggcCTGGTAGTAAATGTCGAGGATTGGCGATCCGGTGGTGGAGGCGAAAATGGCCTCGAGGTTCtggatggagaagaacatggagatgacgTAGCAGAAGGAGGTTCCGAACCCGATGGCCACGGTCGACATGATGGCGATGGGAATGACCCGTTCGGGCTTGGGCACCTCTTCAGCCATGTGAGTAGCGCAATCGAGACAGGAGAAGCACCAGTTGGGGTTGATGAGACCGACGATGAACGCCATTCCGGCCTGTTTCCAGCctgtgttgttgttgaattgcacaaacacaaagtgCGCGCTCTGGTACTTTCCTGACGAACATGCCAGCACGGTaatggtgatggtgatgaaggAAAAGATGCTGACGTAGAGGGCTGTTTTGGCAACGTAGGGAAGCGCTCGGCCGTAGCAGTTGAACCAGAacatgaagaagttgagcagctggtaTGCAACCAGAATCTGCCATTTTTTCACCTCAAATCCGTCGTGATCAAGCGCGTACATTCCTACAATTCCCTGGGCAATGGAAAGGGTGACAGAAGACGACGAAAAAATGGAGCCGGCCCACGCAAAAGAGCCGCACGCATACGCCAGGAAGTTGGCGTACTTTTTGGGCGCCAGCTGGAGAGTCCAGTAGTATTGACCGCCGGAATTGGGCATGGCCGAAGACAGCTCCGACAGAGTGATGGCAATACAGGTGGAGACCGAGGCAATGATGATGATTCCATAGACAATCAGAAGAGGGCCACCGGACGAAATTCCCGTGATCAGCGCCGCGGAAATTCCAAACCACGAATTAGTCAGCCCAAATCCCACTCCCAAAACCGACCAGATGGAAAACGACCGCTGGAGTTCGGCCTTGTATCCCATCTGTTCCAGTTTGGCAttgtccgagtccgacGTTCCGGACTCGATCTGGTACGATGCCGACGAATGTCGCTGGGTCAGCTCTGCAGAATGCACCGAAGAAGACATGTGATGACAGTTGGGGAGGTCAAATGTGGTTATCGTGGTGTTTCTATATATGCAGATTTTGCAGAGTTTAATAGGGATTAGGGTTTAGGTTTAGGTGTGGTGCGTTCCAAACGCAGTTTACTGCATGTGGCTAGTGCTGCGCAGTGCTGCATTGCTGGTTGTTGTACGattcaataaataaaatgTAAAATAATTACAAAAATGAAATATAAAATGAATATTAgaataataaaaaataagAATCATGAGAATTGTAAAACTGGGTGATTGTTGACCCGAATAAATGAGTCCAGTCACTTGGTGCAATTTACAATTCTAATTATTTgctgattttttttaaatttcttatttatttttaaaaaatataaaaattcaaaaaacAACCCCCAAAAAATTGAACATATCCaaaacaccaacaaacCCCAGTAAATCATCTTGAGTCCCCCGCTACACATCGAATATACTCTAAAATGCTTCTTTTCTTGTCGAATCGCCTTTGATTGGCCAAAAAGCTTCtcctgtttttttttttacacTCCATTTTAGCATTATTATTCAGCCGTGTTatctgaaaaaaaaaagtacaatttttttttaacTCGGACGGAAGAACATACTGACAGATCTCTATCTTAAACGCCGAATATTGTCGGTATTGGAAATATGGAAATTCCAGAGTATTTCTCGACTTTTTCCGAGTCGATTCATATGCCCAATTTCGCCCGCCGAGTTCACCACCCATGTTTTCTTTACTTTTAATTTTCTACACCTTATTTTAAAGAAAAgtaaaaaataaaaaataaaaaaggaTAAATCTGGAAATCCTGTAAATACACAATACATTTATATAATCATGTGCAATTTTTTGTGACTTTCCTACCCACCTGTGCCCTCTTTATCCAATGTGTTTCTagtgattttttttcttccaaTTCTTcaattcttttttttatttttctcACATTTTAATTCTTATCATGCACGATTATGTACAGTTGCTATGTACTCCATCCTGATTGAAAATCTTTGCTGGGCTGTGGAAATTCTAAAAAAATTGCAATAAACTTTGGAAAGCCGTTAAAATATTCTCCACGAAGCGAGACATTTTTTCTCATCCTAACCCAAATCCGCAGCTTTTTccctccttttttttccgtcTCTTTTTTCCGCTCCCTTTTTCCGATCATAATTTGCTCTTATAGCCGATGCCATTATCGTCGCTTTTTATTGGCTCGTGGAAAAGTTTATTTTGAAAGACCAAagtagtcacgtgaactcGCCAGCTCTGGACGAAATCAGatgatttattttttgaaTCGAacgagaaaaaaattacaATCGTACCTACCAAATTATTATTTTTCTATGATTTTCCCAGCTTTTTCCATgattttctttttgtcgATAATCTCAAATTTTCCCCCTGACACGTCACAATAAAGTTCCATCAACCCATGTCAAAATGTCACTGGAATGAgataattaaatgaatgaCAAATACGACAAATAATAGGAGGTTGTTATTTCTTATTTTCTCTTATTTCCCCACCATTTTCAGTCATTTTCAGTCATTTTCATATATTTTCAGTCTTTTTTTCCGTTCCataatttttttccaactcCAATTTACTCTCTCCTCGGCACTCTGTCGGAGCCGAAACGCAACTGGAGATCCGGGTATTACAGCAAAATGCacccttttttttgggggtaCAGGTAGGTTGTGGCTGataaccctaaccctacaCTAACCCTAGTAGCAACACCACCCTAttagcctcctcctccgcctccGCCCCCGCCCTAAACCGCGGAAACCCTGTTGAGTCCCCTTTGGGAAGTGGCAGTAAACCTTTTCGACGGAGTGTGTTGGCATATTGTGAACCACACAAACCGTGTCGTGGTTAGTTTGTGATACCTGACCGCACAGATAGATACATATGTATTCCTTAATCATGCTTCCGCAAGCGGTAAAAAGTTCCTTGTTGAGTGCGCATGTTGAGCCGGGGTTTTCACATGCCGCTACTAACCACATGTCTCGTGTGACCCCTCACGCGACAGAAGTTTAGTGTGATAGACACAGACATATTAAAACGGCGGGGGCAGGGGTTATGTGTGGCGTCGTGTGGTGGGACGACAAGGCGAGTGCGATGGGACGACAAGGCGAGTGCGATGGGACGACATGGCGAGTGCGATGGGACGACATGGCGAGGGCGATGGGACAACATGGTGAATGTAGTGACGACATGAGGAATGTAATGACGACATGGGGAATGTCGGATACATTTAGATACTGCAGATGTATtcgggagaagaagacgaccCGAACGAGACCAAATAAAGACGTTTTTAGACTGTTTTTGGTGGGGATTAGTGTGGGCATGGTTATTTCAAGGTTGAGTTAAAACTGAAGTGACAGAGATAAGCCATCTTAGGAGATACTGTACGAACGGGAAGCTGATACGGGGAGGGTGTATATGTGGTTCTTACGTGGGTGGAGAGTGTCAAAGGGTTGGTTTGGTGTTATTGCGCTTGGGTATTTGTAATGTGTTTGGATGGGCGTGCGGAAGCGACAGCAAAGGATTTCTGTGAGATTTGGGGGTGTACGGAGGTTGATATGGGCCGGTAGAACAGGTGCGGGAAATTTCTGGTGAAATGGTCTTATTTCTGACATTTCAGAGACAATTGATGATTGAGGAATTCTTCAACAAAACGCCAACTATTTCAAGTAATGCTAAGTAATACTAAGTAATACTAAATAATCTGACTAACTCATTACTCGAAATTATTGTGTGATAAACACCTCAAAAAATTATACAATTCTTCTCCCCTAGTACTGATTATTCGATTGATATCGATTTCAAATCCCTATCTCGTCTTTCAGTGAATCTGTCCATATACATATTAATCTGGTCTTGTATAAAGACTGACATCAATCATGTCATATGGAACGGGATTACCAGACCTATGTAACGAGATTACAAAACCAATGTGGCTCCATAACAGGGTCTTTGTAATGATCAGAAAATGGAGAAAACTGCTGAAATGCCAATTATATggtacaaatacaagtcTTCTCCTATCGCCGCTACTTTTCAATCCTGTTACAATGACAAAAGCTCCTG
The Yarrowia lipolytica chromosome 1A, complete sequence genome window above contains:
- a CDS encoding uncharacterized protein (Compare to YALI0A18183g, similar to uniprot|P19807 Saccharomyces cerevisiae YGL077c HNM1 choline permease) codes for the protein MSSSVHSAELTQRHSSASYQIESGTSDSDNAKLEQMGYKAELQRSFSIWSVLGVGFGLTNSWFGISAALITGISSGGPLLIVYGIIIIASVSTCIAITLSELSSAMPNSGGQYYWTLQLAPKKYANFLAYACGSFAWAGSIFSSSSVTLSIAQGIVGMYALDHDGFEVKKWQILVAYQLLNFFMFWFNCYGRALPYVAKTALYVSIFSFITITITVLACSSGKYQSAHFVFVQFNNNTGWKQAGMAFIVGLINPNWCFSCLDCATHMAEEVPKPERVIPIAIMSTVAIGFGTSFCYVISMFFSIQNLEAIFASTTGSPILDIYYQALNNKAGALCLMSLLMITAFGCNISSHTWQARLTWSFARDRGMPGSKYWSQVDPKLGVPLYAHLMSCTWCAILGCLYMASETAFNSMVVGCISFLLLSYCVPVICLLRVGRNNIQRGPFWLGKIGLVANIVVIAWTVFACVVYSLPFTKPVTQENMNYVSVVLVGYFLYMVLYWKLRGNRTFRSHEEREGLVEEDRDEKDERHPDHLPEKLKDVVGVVQ